TTTAGCTATCAAGCTTTATAAGGTTATATACATAGAACTTGATAACTACACTTTCTTTTCTGATCCCTTTATTATAACTGTTGGAGATATTGTTAATCTCTTCTTTTCCGAAATATCTTTATTATCTATTACTTCTTTGAGCATATACATAGCTGATTTTCCAAGTTCTTCAGGACAATCTTCCATATATGTTATATTTATTCCAACCATATCTAAGAATTCAAGCTTATCAAACCCTACTATAGCTAGATCATTTGGTATTTTTTTATTCTCATCAAAAGTTGCTTTAACTGCTCCCATAGTCATCATATTGCTGCATACAACTAAAGCTGTAGGACCATCTTCCATATTTAATACATTCTTAGTTATGTCATATCCTGTGCTAAGCTTAAAGTCACCTTTAAAAATATATTCTTCTCTAATTGGAATATTGTTCATTGCCAATGCTTTTTTATAGCCCATAAGTCTATCCATTGCAGGTTCTGAACTTAAAAGCCCTGTTATTATGCCTACTTTTTTATGCCCTTCTTTTATAAGAAGATTTGTAGCATCAAAACCACCTTTTATATTATCAACAAAAACACCATTAAAACTTGTATACTTAACATCTGCTACAACAAATATTATCGGTATGTTTAAGTTCTCTAGGGTGTTAACATAATTACTATTAAATTCATTTTCACCGAACATTGGAGACATGATTACACCTTTCAATCTATGCTCCTTTATTACAGTTAATGCCTTAAGTTCTTTCTCAAGATTGTCATCAGTGTTAAAAAGTACAATATTTAGATCTGAGGCTTCAGCCACTTCACTAATACCTTTTATAAGTTCTCCAAAGTAAGAGTTTGTTATATCTGGTACTATCACTCCAATAGTATTAGTCTCATTTTTAGACAAACTTCTTGCTATTGCACTAGGAGTATAGTTCATCTCTTTTATTGTTTCTAATACCTTATTTCTTGTTTCTTCCTTAACGTATCCTGAGTTATTTAAAACCCTCGAAACTGTTGCTAGAGAAACTCCTGATTTTTTTGCAATATCACTAATTGTAGTGCCCATATATTATCCCCCTCACTTTTAACTGAAAAGACTGCATGGTTATTATACTATAAAGCGACAGCATTTTATATGGATTTATGCAGTTTATTAATCAAAGTTTACAAAAAAACGCATATTTATAAATTTAGTTGAGGATGCTTAAAAATAATTGTTTTAAACATCCTTAACTTTTATAGCTTTGTTTAAATTGTATTAAACTTAATTATCTTTGTCCCTTTTCGTAAGGTACACCGTCAGCTGCTGGAGCTTGTGTCTTACCTACAAATCCTGCTAAAGCTATCATTGTGATTACATAAGGGAATACTGAGTATATTTCTGTTGGAAGATTAAGTCCAAGTAGCTGTGATTTTAATTGGAAAGCATCTGCAAAACTAAATAGTAAACATGCAAATAGTGTTCCTTTTGGCTTCCAGTTACCGAAGATAACAGCCGCTAGAGCTATAAATCCTCTTCCTGATACCATTCCATCTCTATATAGTGGCGTACTTCCAAGTGATAATGCTGCTCCACCAAGACCTGCAAGCATTCCTGATAATACAACACAGATATATCTTACTTTATATACATTTATTCCTAGAGTATCTGCTGCCTTTGGATGTTCTCCAACGGCTCTTATTCTAAGTCCCCACGGAGTTTTGTATAGTACAAAGTGTGCTATTATTACTGCAACTATTGCTGCATATACAAACCAGTTTAAGTCTCCTACAAGTTTACCGAGCACCGGCATATCTCTTAATGCTTTTGGTATATTGTATGCTAAACCATTAACACCATCCGTTTGTCCGCCTTTTCCGAAAAGCTTAAAGATAAGAAAGGCTGCTAAGGCTTGAGCAAAAAGGTTTATCGCTGTAC
This genomic stretch from Clostridium fungisolvens harbors:
- a CDS encoding LacI family DNA-binding transcriptional regulator, producing MGTTISDIAKKSGVSLATVSRVLNNSGYVKEETRNKVLETIKEMNYTPSAIARSLSKNETNTIGVIVPDITNSYFGELIKGISEVAEASDLNIVLFNTDDNLEKELKALTVIKEHRLKGVIMSPMFGENEFNSNYVNTLENLNIPIIFVVADVKYTSFNGVFVDNIKGGFDATNLLIKEGHKKVGIITGLLSSEPAMDRLMGYKKALAMNNIPIREEYIFKGDFKLSTGYDITKNVLNMEDGPTALVVCSNMMTMGAVKATFDENKKIPNDLAIVGFDKLEFLDMVGINITYMEDCPEELGKSAMYMLKEVIDNKDISEKKRLTISPTVIIKGSEKKV
- a CDS encoding ABC transporter permease, with the translated sequence MASINIIMELLSSTLALATPLIFAGLGGVFSERSGVVNIGLEGMMIMGAFFGVYGSFLTGSAMVGIIFALIAGGLIALIHAFLSINLKADQVISGTAINLFAQALAAFLIFKLFGKGGQTDGVNGLAYNIPKALRDMPVLGKLVGDLNWFVYAAIVAVIIAHFVLYKTPWGLRIRAVGEHPKAADTLGINVYKVRYICVVLSGMLAGLGGAALSLGSTPLYRDGMVSGRGFIALAAVIFGNWKPKGTLFACLLFSFADAFQLKSQLLGLNLPTEIYSVFPYVITMIALAGFVGKTQAPAADGVPYEKGQR